One Dunckerocampus dactyliophorus isolate RoL2022-P2 chromosome 15, RoL_Ddac_1.1, whole genome shotgun sequence genomic window, gaatcctgttgagatgctgtgacatgaccttcaaaaggagcttcatgctctaaaaccctccaatgtggctgaattacaacaattctgcaaagatgagtgggccaaaattcctccacagcgctgtaagagactcattgcaagttattgcaaacgcttgattgcagttgttgctgctaagggtggcccaaccagttattaggtttagggggcaatcacttttccacacagggccctgtaggtttggattttttttcctcccttaacaatgaaaagtttaatttaaaaactgcatttcgtgttcagttgtgttgtcattgactaatatttagattttagtgacaaacatgcaaaaaaaataagacatcgggaaggggtaaacactttttcacgccactgtatatatacagtatcttttaTAGTATATACATCTACTGTGTATTTCTAAATTCTGATGTTGCTATAGTAATGAAGGATATAAAAAAGGCTGACTGAATGAATAACCACAACCCGAATTGAATGATGTCCTTGTTTTTTAGGACAAGGAACAAGGTGTCACCCATGAGGTTTTGTCCTACAACGTGGCGGAAGAGCAGAGAAACGGCCAGCTGCGAGAGGGAGCGAGCGAGTCAGACACTGAGGAGGCCGTCTTCCTTCACTCTGGCAGCGGCGTCCACTCCATCATCCTGGACTGGACACACGCCAGCTTTATTGACTCTGTGGGAgccaaagccatcaaacaggTTCTTATTTGACTTATGTTAACATGCAAAATGTCTGGAAGAAAAGTACacctcaatatactgtattgctgCAATATCAGTGTCTGTATGAAGCCGTTAAGACATGATCTACCTGCGCAGGTAATTAAGGAATATGCAGCAGTGGATGTCCAGGTTGTCATAGCTGGCTGCAACAGTAAGTAACTaccttacagtatgtctttgtATACCGTCGAGACagataatatacatacatatacacaaaaGCTGAACTCATTAGTaattcattcaataattcattattttaagaaattatttaataataataattaatattaaatcaTTTTCTTCAAAGTctttaaaatttaattaatacaagtatactgtatgtaatgatgaaaatacatttattacatttaatacattaaattaagaagatgtatatttatttatacttttttttttttttttttagggctgtcaaaaatagcgtgctGGGGGAaccaatttatttaattaatttggataaattttttttgcgtaattaacgcatatgtatcatggcaagccatgcctctctgttatgacgacagacagaGGCGCAGTGTAgcctccccacagagtcacacagcaGGTGACGcccttttatgactttattctcttatacTTGATCTATTATTTCTATCTCCAACTCCCAAACACGCCTCTCGTCCCTTCGTCacgggaacgacacttcctctttGTCACCAgacgaccgcgagatgcatgcacggacactccgaacaacgtcttttattatgcgtgtatgtgtggtctaagtaaacaaacacaaagaaaaacagtaagtggatattcttatcactcactttgtagctCTTGATGCGGACGTACAATTTACTGCATTTAAAAGTATGTTCTGGAatgccagaaaatacactcaaaacctGAATTCATCTCCAATGATATGCCGTCTTTAAACGCAACCTCTGATTGCTTATAATGacgcggttaaagtgtgatacaaatgctattaaagaaactagtgcgAATAGGTTGTCAGACTTGTGCTAtcttttagtttaatttaaatattcaaTCAATTTAGCGCTGTTAATACGTACATACCTGTCATTTATGTTTCTTtcaacaaaatacagtagaatTGGGCGTATTTTAGACATAGTtgcacatggtgattaatcatgattaattaatttgaaaaccataattcatctgattaaaaatgttttgaccaCCCTAATTTAATTACATTGTTTATGCCACATTGACCCACATATAAGACGTTATTCCCCCCCATAGAAAAACAGTCTAAAAAAGATGGTTTGTCTTATATTGGTGGTCTAGAGGTTTATACACGCTACATGCAAACTAACCATGAATTGGGGCACGGCATCTACAGTATAGAATAACAATATGAGGAAATACTGTAACTggtatcaattttttttttgtttggcccaaCTAGGAAGTCTTCTGTCTGAGCTGGATGAGTTGGAGTTCTTCTCCGGAGCCATCAGCCCTGAGATGGTGTTCCCCACCCTTCATGACGCCGTGTTGTACTGTCAACACTCGCTACCCGCCCGATGCCACGACACGCGTCATCCGACAGGAGGGCAGTGAAGATGGTTCACATGGAATAGATGGATTATTGCACTGGTGAATGCTCTGTTTGCACTGTCATAGAAGCGCTCCATCGTTAGTTAAAAACAACCCAAATGCAGGGTGGAAATAAAGACTTGTCAGGATCAGATTGAAGCTTCGGACAGATGTTATGTATTGTTACTGCAGTGTTGCATAGTGATTGTGTGTGCCGTGTCATGTTTAACGTTCGGTCCTCAGgccgcactctggacacccctggtttaacgCCTGCAAACGTCCCATCGCAGGCCGCTTGCTgtaacccgtttatgtcgacgcccctcaggctggctgactgacgttgacataagcggttgtctaAATTGAAAATAGCCGTTGCTTGTGcgtttacttgtgactttaCTGTCAAGAGACAGAAAGTGAAGAAATGATTTTTGAAcatatggcacttttttttttttttacgttgatttcctccatttgtgcaattttatttttgtgttttcatagccattttttcacagaaatgaccTCTTTGTCAACTTAAGCATGGTATGGTAATAAGAACATTATGTTACTATTCTTTTCAGatcaaactggaaaaaaaactgactAGGTTGCAAGTGATGCACCACCTGAGATGGGCTCTGACTCACACCCTACAGGACAGTCGGGAATTTTGGCGTCATCTTTGATCAGGACCTTTCCTTTAGTTCCCAAATCCGAAGGGTCAAGAATagcattttttcatgttttctcaCTTGATCTACCATCGATCACTCAACTGCGTTTTCTATCGTAACCCGATCGATTGAGACAGACAGCTGCCCCACAAAGCCtttttcttccccagagggagttttttttctccatttatgAGCGTGATGATACACCTACCTaatgtgtaaagtgccttgagGTAACTTCTGTtacatcaattttctatgcctcttaccctaattagggtcacgggggtatgctggagcctatgccagctgacttggggcaagaggcggtgtacaccctggactggttgccagccaatcacagggcacatactgtatagacaatcgttcacactcacattcatacctctggacaatgtagagtcaccaattaatctaacatgcatggttttggaatgtgggaggaaaccggagtacccggagaaaacatgcaaactccacacagagatgcccaatggagattcgaacccaggtcttcccgatctcctgactttgtggccaacatgctaaccactcaactTTTGTTACAATATttttgaaacaatttttttccctttttttgagAAACCGTTGTAATGACACTTTTAAAAGAACAAACGTGGGACTATCATTTGGAATAAACTTTAAGTGACAACAAAAAGACAATATTTCTTGACTCGGTTCGCTGCTTTGGTCAACGTAAACAGCCAAAGCGGGAGAACCTAATTGTAGGTCATGTATCGGGGCGTGGCGCTGAACTTGGCGTAGGACTTGATGACTTTGTTAACGGCCTCCAGGAAATCTTTCTCTGTGGCAATCTTCCTGCGAGCTCTTATGGCAAACATGCCAGCTTCTGTGCACACGCTGCGAATCTCGGCAcctagcaaaaaaacaaaacaaaacacaacattaaACATTGGTGatataacaacattaacatTGCAGTAAGTGTGGAACAGTGGTTCATTTCACCTGTGCTGTTGGGACAGAGGCGAGCCAGCAGCTCAAAGCGAATATCTCTTTCTACACTCATGGAGCGAGCGTGAATCTTGAAGATGTGTGTGCGACCCTGAAGCACAAAACAACAAGTGGAAGAGCTTAGGAAAAACATTCAATGGAATGTCCGGACTCAGGGTGATGAACGTCCAGTCCATCCCTGCTATTGCAAAACACGCACACAGGAGAGGGAATTCGCTCTCCCAATATTTGcgatttcttttctctgctttaaattgtttgttgttgggttgttttttttatggtaatttaaatagaaagtggtttgatggcgccaTCTTCAGGGGAAAATGCTAATCCAGCAGCGGGCCCTGTCTCACAAGTtgattcactcaacattttccagcgggAAGATGCTGTGACAAGACATGATGTTGCAAGCATCTGCATGTTTTGTCAGTACAATACTGTTTACTATATGCTAAACATTTTTAGGGATTTTATGGGTGCGTCCATTATTTGCGACTCTTCACCTTCGTCTTGGATTGTACGAGCCCTGTGAATGTAAATGACAATATATGCATTTAACCTTCATTTGAAACTCAACAGTAAAATTCTGCTGTTCTCACAAGAAGTGACGGcttgtttaactcattcaagaCGTTTTCATAAACCCAATTGGccgatcccaaagatgtatttaaatGTCTGATGTTTTTTTCGCGTGAGAGGCAACAATGCGACTGCACACTAATGACTGTCACTTTTAGAACACTTTGaagccatgaaaacggccacaaggtggcagaagtgcatttgataagctcttggcatgtgaatttgaatggaaaaaaaacatacatggcagcaaggaggaaggagaagaacgtggaagagtgtagcgtgcagaaggttacgcattgtagggaaattttaaggcatgcacatgcacacagttcagttccaaatgtgaaaatcataaacagttcatggtgttgtgtttgtaaataatgattttgatgtgaaacaacccttttttgtgttgtttatgtcggAATAGTTGAGCTAATTTAGCTGTCACAGAAACAACAAATATTTGCGTcacagtgaaagttatgcttgaaatgtatcttttcacaaaatgatgactttgtccctttttttttagtcgggaactgatattttcctgaaacttacctatgttctactgttgattactaaaaaatggaaaaaggtagaaaacttcttttttctgatgaaagacgggaatCTAATCTTTTTTCTGGtaagttccatgtttatatggcCATTGAGcactgtgtgccttgaaaacaatcagtcaaaatcatctaaaatggccggtactgaaggggttgtcttttgaaaaattgctgggattgaatgagttaatagtatttttagaaagcaccaaaaaaacaagctgcagtccAGCCAattgcccccgggccgcactttggagcaGCCCACACTACGGAACCCACCTCCAGATCCGGCAAGCTGAACTCGATCTTTCTGTCCAGGCGTCCGGGTCTCATCAGGGCCGGGTCCAGGGTGTCGGGTCTGTTGGTGGCCATCAGCACTTTGATGTTGCCGCGGGGGTCGAAGCCATCCAGCTGGTTGATGAGCTCCAGCATGGTCCTCTGCACCTCATTGTCGCCGCCGGCGCCGTCGTCGAAGCGTGCGCCTGGTTGGTTGACAACACAGAAGAAATGTCAAACTGGCACACAGCTACAAGCCGTAATCAAGTCATGTGCAACGAGCGTCACCTCCAATGGCATCGATTTCATCAAAGAAGATGAGACAGGCCTTCTTGGTCCTGGCCATCTCAAACAGCTCACGCACCATGCGGGCTCCCTGAAGACACACAAAGAAACACACTTGCATCCATCACCATTCCCATGGTAAAAGAGATGGGGATAGATATGATATTAGATAGGATTTTGCCGTCCTGTGCGCTCACCTCTCCCACGTACTTCTGCACCAGCTCGGAGCCGATGACTCTGATGAAGCAGGCGTCGGTGCGGTTGGCCACAGCGCGGGCGCACAGGGTCTTCCCGGTACCAGGTGGCCCGAACAGCAGCACGCCTTTTGGAGGCTCGATACCCAGATTGACGAACCGCTCCGGCTGGTGATCGAAACCGATTAAAGACGGATTAAAACCTGGTTTATGCTTCTACTAGAAGCACAGAAGGGATCAATCCAAATATCGAATGTATCGATAGCACGGACGGTATCAAATTTataatttatgtttatttttacaagtTGTTTTTATCCTAAAATGATTTCTGCAGTGAGCTGGCACACATAGAAAATACGGTAAGATGTAATGAAGTTAAGCTGACCTTCTTCAAcatgcatttgttgtttttagggTTCCCACTAAACGTTTCAGACAATCTGCGGATTTACAACATTATTaggtctaaaaataaaataaagtcatcccACGCTAcgtcgtggtttttcaaaaatgtattaataaatgacatcatgatattgaaagacaagtcatatgtaatattctggtcactagtaGGTGTCGGtaacgttacactgatgagacattacctgcaTTACGTCAGCCATTAGACCTGTTCTAGTTCACAATAAatcaattggaggctaactagttagctcgctagacCGCTACAGTGCCGTTAAAGCAGCGGCCGTCTTTCGTGTCAATTCAGAgattccgtagcctgcgcacaagcggtgcgcaatgtgatgcaaacaaagctagcagtattgtGGGAGTGTACGTCTATGTAGGGCAGATTATGGCGATGCCCCAtagactggctgactgacgtcgacgtaacatttgcatatttacgtGCAACTTTGGACATCAGGAAAATGTGTGAGAAAGGAATttcttatctaacagagctgctgcgatacttttgttgtatgtcttgactacaatgataACGCTTTCGTACATGCGCAAGTCTTTATTCTGGTGGCTAACAATCTTGGCTAACAATCAAAAACCACACACATtaaaatgggtgcattttgttagttgttgGTTGGACCGGGACTCTACgagttggtcgacatagacAGGTtgtcgacttaaacgggttGCACTGTACAGAACGTGTGTGCTGAGTCACAAGCTACATGAATCCACCACTACATCTGGAGTGTTACGTGAACAACTCACATGCAGCAGGGGGGTCTCAACCACTTCCCTCAGTTTTTCAATCTGCTCCTTACAACCACCGACATCACTGTAGGTAACATCAGGCTTCTCCTCCACCTACAACATGACAATGCAAACAGGACTACTTCAGCGTGCCAGCATCTGTAGTACATACACTCGTCAATAAGCACTTTGAAATACAACAAAGGCACCGTTTTTGGGGTTGGCCTGGTGTGTTTGTACCTGCATCATGGTGACGGTTGGATCAATTTTAGGCGGCAGAGGAATGTGGATCTGATACTTGTTCCTGTCAACACTGAGAAAACCAAACGATATGTCAGTGTTTACATCCCACACGCGCGCGGCTTATCCAGCTGTAAAGCGACCGCACCTCTACAGTTACATTCAGTCTTCATATGcgagttttcctttaagctacCATAGAAAAGCTAATTATTTACAAGTGGATGACAGAAAGCCATGAATCTGCTAGGTATATTGGTAGGGGAAACACTGTATGCGCATCTAGTGATCAATTATACATTTGAATTATTTCTCACCCTACTCTCATGCCCTCCTCGATGTCAGTCGGGGCCACCTGATCACTTAAGTCTACCACAAACTTGGCAAACTGCTTGACATTGATGATGTATTTGGGGTCCTCAGAGTCTGCGTTGATGATCTTTGTGCATCTGTTGCAACCGATTCAAACACACAATACAGtcacaaatttttaaaaaggctttACTCCACACCCAattacagtgtaaagaaatacatttaccTAGCAACTTGGAGCGGCTGCTCACTTTGAAGAGTCTGTTTGTCAGCAGCAAGATCCCAGAGAGCCGGTGGTGCCAGCCCCGTGTCTGACTCCTTGATACCTGGTAAGATAAAAGCTTGAAATGATATTGCTGGAGACATATGGgctaaaaagtctgaaaaaatatgtttctCGTTGAGGGATTATCTTAGAGCGCATACAGTGTACAACTCAACTGCCACATATtagctgtttctaatataaCATCATCCAGATGGGTGCATCATTCACCTGTAAGCTCGTTGATCTTTTTAAGCAGCTGCTGGATGTCATCTTCCACTTGTTTTATCTGTCTGGAATATGTGCTTTGACCCTGGCATTAGAAGACAAAGACGGGCATTAAAACACAGTTAACACTTCTATCATGTCTTGT contains:
- the psmc2 gene encoding 26S proteasome regulatory subunit 7: MPDYLGDDQRKTKEEDKDDSPIRALDEGDIALLKTYGQSTYSRQIKQVEDDIQQLLKKINELTGIKESDTGLAPPALWDLAADKQTLQSEQPLQVARCTKIINADSEDPKYIINVKQFAKFVVDLSDQVAPTDIEEGMRVGVDRNKYQIHIPLPPKIDPTVTMMQVEEKPDVTYSDVGGCKEQIEKLREVVETPLLHPERFVNLGIEPPKGVLLFGPPGTGKTLCARAVANRTDACFIRVIGSELVQKYVGEGARMVRELFEMARTKKACLIFFDEIDAIGGARFDDGAGGDNEVQRTMLELINQLDGFDPRGNIKVLMATNRPDTLDPALMRPGRLDRKIEFSLPDLEGRTHIFKIHARSMSVERDIRFELLARLCPNSTGAEIRSVCTEAGMFAIRARRKIATEKDFLEAVNKVIKSYAKFSATPRYMTYN